One stretch of Bombus vancouverensis nearcticus chromosome 16, iyBomVanc1_principal, whole genome shotgun sequence DNA includes these proteins:
- the LOC117161131 gene encoding GTP-binding protein Di-Ras2 yields the protein MPEQSNDYRVVVFGAGGVGKSSLVLRFVKGTFRESYIPTIEDTYRQVISCNKNICTLQITDTTGSHQFPAMQRLSISKGHAFILVYSVCSRQSLEELRPIWAIIRELKGQDVSQIPIMLVGNKCDESPSVREVSMSEGAAEAANWGCGFLETSAKTNHNVNALFRDLLMLEKNRSVSLQPVQSNNAISLKEKCCVM from the exons ATGCCGGAGCAGAGCAACGACTATCGCGTGGTGGTGTTTGGGGCGGGCGGTGTCGGCAAAAGCTCTCTCGTGCTGCGTTTCGTGAAAGGAACCTTTCGTGAGTCCTATATACCCACTATCGAGGATACGTACAGACAG GTGATAAGCTGCAATAAAAACATATGCACGCTTCAAATTACGGACACAACGGGGTCTCATCAGTTTCCCGCGATGCAACGGCTCTCCATAAGCAAAGGTCACGCCTTCATCCTGGTGTACTCGGTGTGCTCACGGCAAAGCCTCGAGGAACTACGACCGATCTGGGCTATTATTAGGGAGCTTAAGGGACAGGACGTATCACAGATACCTATAATGCTG GTTGGGAACAAATGCGACGAGAGTCCATCGGTGCGCGAGGTATCGATGAGCGAAGGAGCAGCAGAAGCCGCGAACTGGGGCTGTGGTTTCCTGGAAACATCCGCCAAGACGAATCACAACGTAAATGCATTATTTCGGGACCTGCTGATGCTCGAGAAGAACAGATCTGTATCGTTGCAGCCTGTACAAAGCAACAATGCGATCAGTCTAAAGGAAAAATGTTGCGTAATGTAA
- the LOC117161129 gene encoding thioredoxin-related transmembrane protein 2 homolog — MPLKKDLRLLLKPYYFINILLSLSYIVSKRVPFVCNYVFAQAECELDGRETEILFFLMIVIMIRTRKTGSVTMISYLSSSFVYTKVANLILWFYADIRMGIIFAIVFILCGLVFPEPTYQGPEKVTYLRGAVGLQEELHRDTRIVWLVAFYTAWNPACVNFAPIFSELSAEYALENLKFGKVDIGRYPDAAVKYHISDASTSKQLPTLILFKEGKEVERRPYADHKGKLVKFLFSLDNIKAAFDLNNVYRDCKKNPIKRREKKAVKAE; from the exons ATGCCTTTAAAAAAAGACTTGCGACTTCTGTTGAAGCcctattattttataaacattttacTCAGTCTCTCATATATTGTCTCCAAACGTGTTCCATTTGTGTGTAACTATGTATTTGCACAAGCTGAGTGCGAACTTGATGGG agagagacagagattcTGTTTTTTCTTATGATAGTCATAATGATAAGGACAAGGAAGACTGGAAGTGTAACTATGATAAGCTACTTATCATCCAGTTTTGTATATACTAAAGTTGCCAATCTGATTCTTTGGTTTTATGCAGATATACGTATGGGAATAATATTTGCTATTGTATTTATCT TATGCGGTCTAGTATTTCCTGAACCAACATACCAAGGTCCAGAGAAAGTAACGTATTTACGAGGTGCAGTTGGATTGCAGGAGGAATTGCACCGTGACACGAGAATCGTTTGGTTAGTTGCGTTTTACACAGCATGGAACCCAGCTTGCGTCAACTTTGCACCTATATTCTCCGAGCTTTCGGCAGA ATATGCtttggaaaatttgaaattcgGAAAAGTAGATATAGGGAGGTATCCAGATGCTGCAGTGAAGTACCACATAAGTGATGCTAGCACTAGCAAACAGCTTCCCaccttaattttatttaaggaAGGGAAAGAGGTAGAAAGACGTCCATATGCAGATCATAAGGGCAAACtagttaaatttcttttttcattg GATAATATAAAGGCAGCTTTTGATCTGAACAATGTGTACAGAGATTGTAAAAAAAATCCGATTAAAAGGAGAGAGAAGAAAGCAGTAAAAGCAGAATGA
- the LOC117161132 gene encoding uncharacterized protein LOC117161132 isoform X2, which translates to MDSGNSNSSETPAHPLVESTPPTQRRTRGSRQKAVDSVTKKFLRNFDPEHSEREKRCHLPCVKCSSPKCSHECRNNRKWTYESIENEGSDIIIKNPLLKES; encoded by the exons ATGGATTCAGGAAACTCGAATTCTAGTGAAACACCCGCGCACCCGCTGGTAGAATCTACTCCACCTACTCAACGA AGAACTCGAGGATCACGTCAGAAAGCAGTAGACAGCGTGACGAAAAAATTCCTGCGAAATTTCGATCCAGAACACAGTGAAAGGGAGAAAC GATGTCATCTTCCTTGCGTCAAATGTTCTTCGCCAAAGTGTAGCCACGAATGCAG GAATAATCGCAAGTGGACGTACGAGTCAATAGAAAATGAAGGCAGCGATATCATCATAAAAAATCCTTTATTAAAAGAATCTTGA
- the LOC117161132 gene encoding ARL14 effector protein isoform X1, whose product MDSGNSNSSETPAHPLVESTPPTQRRTRGSRQKAVDSVTKKFLRNFDPEHSEREKRKLHRRLYQGNKRHALYNENGIYIRTGDDLCDCLNLNCAGCHLPCVKCSSPKCSHECRNNRKWTYESIENEGSDIIIKNPLLKES is encoded by the exons ATGGATTCAGGAAACTCGAATTCTAGTGAAACACCCGCGCACCCGCTGGTAGAATCTACTCCACCTACTCAACGA AGAACTCGAGGATCACGTCAGAAAGCAGTAGACAGCGTGACGAAAAAATTCCTGCGAAATTTCGATCCAGAACACAGTGAAAGGGAGAAACGTAAGCTTCATAGACGACTATACCAAGGCAACAAAAGACACGCTTTGTACAACGAAAATGGCATATATATCCGAACAGGAGATGATTTATGTGACTGTTTAAATTTGAATTGTGCAGGATGTCATCTTCCTTGCGTCAAATGTTCTTCGCCAAAGTGTAGCCACGAATGCAG GAATAATCGCAAGTGGACGTACGAGTCAATAGAAAATGAAGGCAGCGATATCATCATAAAAAATCCTTTATTAAAAGAATCTTGA
- the kz gene encoding putative ATP-dependent RNA helicase kurz isoform X2, protein MELPVKEHMIKSNNENEDNMSEVPVNAIKGSKKRRMAILKEQKVQDAVSDPNVIGFDEPSNSESESNSEDNEDREEKDAAETSEDNENIPSKEDNILENNITKSTVGEQEKSIENQTTISKELLKPQQPIERTPATFVVLERKPEIQAARLKLPVVAEEQAIIEAINENPVVIITGETGSGKTTQVPQFLYEAGYAQEKVIGITEPRRVAAISMSKRVAEEMNLTEEEVSYLIRFEGNVTSETKVKFMTDGVLLKEIQSDFLLTKYSIIILDEAHERSVYTDILIGLLSRIVPLRNKRKNPLKLVIMSATLRVEEFVENSKLFKTKPPVLTVESRQFPVTIHFNKRTSINYVSDALKKAIKIHTRLPDGGILIFLTGQREVNYVVCKLRRAFSMKNKKEIANKMKEPQKTNDSSKKEDDIKNNSDNEDKSDNSDHDTDDDFRCKEAIRYNKLRQKKKVQLPNINLDDYSVIPTDDTHEDLIGAEDDEEIQLDEDEDEDDDVIDLKACADAQPLWVLPLYSLLQSDKQARVFEPPPEGHRLCVVSTNVAETSLTIPNIKYVVDCGRCKTRMYDKVTGVSTYRICYTSKASANQRAGRAGRTGPGHCYRLYSSAVFNDQFEQFSQSEIQRKPVDDLLLQMKVMNIDKVVNFPFPTPPDTVQLQIAEKRLMILGALQQQTSGKEGSYSAKVTPLGRSIAAFPVAPRYGKMLSLSHQYDLLQYTVCMVAALSVQEVLMEAFNMDNDSRNKWLQMRRFWAGTGNSLLLGDPMVLIRAVGSAEYAGTKGRLLPFCDEHGLRHKAIVEIRKLRQQLTNEINLNIEDLNLTINPQMKPPADIEAKLLRQIVLAGMADQVARKVMPDEVNEDQDKAKWKYAYKTTDMEDPVFIHSSCVLRKICPEWVVYQEIYETNKMYMRGVTSIEPEWLPKFAPSLCQLGEPLTDPPPRYDPETGKVMCSMAGTFGRAGWKLPVMDVEYPLSVDGVKWFACFLLEGKVCPKLKQFVPSLLSTPQSINKTWAKLIPRTQEMTQLLLSRGIMSRGQLLEAWKVDKNFLLSAYQKWLPESAHGHVMLIWPPV, encoded by the exons ATGGAATTACCTGTTAAGGAACATATGATCAAATCAAATAATGAAAATGAGGACAACATGTCAGAAGTACCTGTAAATGCTATTAAAGGTAGCAAGAAGAGAAGGATGGCAATTTTGAAAGAACAAAAAGTACAGGATGCTGTTTCAGATCCAAACGTCATTGGATTTGAT GAACCTAGCAATAGTGAATCTGAATCTAATTCTGAGGATAATGAAGACAGAGAGGAGAAGGATGCAGCAGAAACTTCAGAAGATAATGAAAATATTCCAAGCAAAGAAGATAATATTCTAGAGAATAATATAACAAAAAGTACTGTGGGAGAACAGGAAAAGTCAATTGAAAACCAAACCACTATAAGTAAAGAATTGTTAAAACCACAGCAGCCAATAGAAAGAACACCTGCCACGTTTGTAGTACTGGAAAGGAAACCGGAAATCCAAGCAGCTAGATTAAAGTTGCCAGTGGTAGCAGAAGAACAAGCTATAATAGAAGCAATTAATGAAAATCCTGTCGTAATAATCACTGGCGAAACGGGAAGTGGTAAAACAACTCAGGTACCCCAATTTCTCTATGAAGCTGGCTATGCTCAAGAAAAGGTAATTGGAATAACAGAACCTAGAAGAGTAGCAGCTATATCTATGAGCAAACGTGTTGCCGAAGAGATGAATCTCACTGAAGAAGAAGTTTCTTATTTGATTCGTTTTGAGGGGAATGTTACATCAGAGACAAAAGTCAAATTTATGACCGATGGcgtattattaaaagaaatacagAGT gaTTTTTTACTGACGAAATATTCGATAATCATCCTCGATGAAGCGCACGAACGTAGTGTGTATACTGATATTCTGATAGGCTTGCTATCACGAATTGTACCACTTCGAAATAAAAGGAAGAATCCTCTAAAGCTCGTAATTATGTCAGCCACTTTACGCGTAGAGGAATTTGTAGAAAATAGTAAATTGTTCAAAACGAAACCGCCTGTATTAACAGTGGAATCGAGACAGTTTCCTGTTACGATACATTTTAATAAAAGGACAAGCATCAATTACGTTTCTGATGCTCTAAAGAAAGCCATAAAAATACATACTCGCCTTCCCGATGGTggaatcttaatatttttaacag GGCAACGGGAAGTAAATTATGTAGTATGTAAATTACGCAGAGCTTTTTCCATGAAGAATAAAAAGGAAATTGCAAACAAGATGAAAGAACCACAGAAGACTAATGATTCTTCAAAGAAAGAGGATGATATAAAAAACAACAGTGATAATGAGGACAAGAGTGACAATAGTGATCACGATACTGATGATGATTTTCGTTGCAAGGAAGCTATTCGTTACAACAAATTacgacaaaagaagaaagttCAATTACCAAATATTAATCTGGATGA TTACTCTGTGATTCCTACCGATGACACTCACGAAGATTTAATTGGCGCGGAAGATGACGAAGAAATACAATTAGACGAGGATGAAGATGAAGATGACGACGTAATTGACTTAAAAGCTTGTGCAGATGCACAACCATTGTGGGTTTTACCATTATATTCTCTGCTTCAGAGTGACAAACAAGCAAGG GTATTCGAGCCACCCCCAGAAGGACACCGTTTATGTGTAGTATCAACAAACGTAGCAGAAACTTCTTTAACTATACCTAACATAAAGTATGTAGTAGACTGTGGACGTTGTAAAACGAGAATGTACGATAAAGTAACTGGAGTAAGCACATACAGAATCTGCTATACTAGCAAGGCATCCGCTAATCAACGAGCAGGGAGAGCTGGTAGAACTGGTCCTGGACATTGTTACAG GTTGTACTCTTCAGCAGTGTTCAATGATCAGTTTGAACAGTTTAGTCAATCAGAGATTCAAAGGAAACCTGTGGATGATTTACTGTTACAGATGAAAGTCATGAATATTGATAAGGTTGTTAATTTTCCATTCCCAACTCCACCGGATACTGTACAATTACAAATTGCTGAAAAAAGATTGATGATACTTGGAGCTTTACAACAACAAACTTCCGGCAAAGAAG gtTCCTATAGTGCCAAAGTCACGCCACTCGGTCGCAGTATCGCTGCATTTCCAGTTGCTCCCCGTTATGGAAAGATGTTGTCTCTCTCTCATCAATATGACCTTCTGCAGTATACAGTGTGTATGGTGGCTGCACTTTCTGTTCAAGAAGTATTGATGGAAGCATTCAATATGGACAACGATTCTCGAAATAAATGGTTGCAAATGAGGCGCTTCTGGGCTGGCACCGGAAATAGCTTACTTCTTG GCGATCCGATGGTCTTAATTAGGGCTGTGGGAAGTGCAGAATATGCTGGAACTAAAGGAAGATTACTTCCCTTTTGCGATGAGCATGGTTTGCGACACAAAGCAATTGTAGAAATTCGGAAGCTCCGACAGCAGCTAACGAATGAAATCAATTTGAATATTGAGGATTTGAATCTCACTATTAACCCACA GATGAAACCTCCAGCCGATATAGAAGCCAAATTACTCAGGCAAATAGTCCTTGCAGGAATGGCTGATCAAGTTGCAAGGAAAGTGATGCCAGATGAAGTTAATGAAGATCAAGACAAGGCTAAATGGAAATATGCTTACAA AACCACAGATATGGAGGATCCAGTATTTATACATTCCTCATGTGTTCTTCGAAAAATCTGCCCTGAATGGGTAGTTTATCAAGAAATATACGAGACGAATAAAATGTACATGCGCGGTGTTACAAGTATAGAACCCGAATGGCTACCTAAATTTGCTCCATCTCTATGTCAGCTTGGAGAACCTTTAACTGATCCACCACCAAG GTATGATCCAGAAACTGGGAAGGTAATGTGCAGTATGGCAGGAACATTTGGAAGAGCAGGTTGGAAGTTACCAGTAATGGATGTGGAGTACCCACTATCTGTAGATGGAGTTAAATGGTTTGCATGTTTCCTTTTAGAAGGAAAAGTGTGTCCAAAATTGAAACAATTCGTTCCTTCATTGTTATCGACTCCCCAGAGTATTAACAAGACATGGGCTAA atTAATACCACGAACACAGGAAATGACGCAGTTATTACTGTCCCGCGGAATTATGTCAAGAGGACAATTACTAGAAGCTTGGAAAGTAGATAAAAATT tCCTTCTGTCTGCTTATCAGAAATGGTTACCAGAATCAGCTCATGGACACGTTATGCTCATTTGGCCACCTGTATGA
- the kz gene encoding putative ATP-dependent RNA helicase kurz isoform X1, protein MGRKKHNWKARNIAEVEIDNSATKKIPIDIKYREDNYDNCNALVLPNEKRRTKSKVKKVTTTRLLSKKRRKQLEKVVEKKKKKLRRTELLEELGKVQAPQEELKQYVSLTSVQTKGLKRHFREMELPVKEHMIKSNNENEDNMSEVPVNAIKGSKKRRMAILKEQKVQDAVSDPNVIGFDEPSNSESESNSEDNEDREEKDAAETSEDNENIPSKEDNILENNITKSTVGEQEKSIENQTTISKELLKPQQPIERTPATFVVLERKPEIQAARLKLPVVAEEQAIIEAINENPVVIITGETGSGKTTQVPQFLYEAGYAQEKVIGITEPRRVAAISMSKRVAEEMNLTEEEVSYLIRFEGNVTSETKVKFMTDGVLLKEIQSDFLLTKYSIIILDEAHERSVYTDILIGLLSRIVPLRNKRKNPLKLVIMSATLRVEEFVENSKLFKTKPPVLTVESRQFPVTIHFNKRTSINYVSDALKKAIKIHTRLPDGGILIFLTGQREVNYVVCKLRRAFSMKNKKEIANKMKEPQKTNDSSKKEDDIKNNSDNEDKSDNSDHDTDDDFRCKEAIRYNKLRQKKKVQLPNINLDDYSVIPTDDTHEDLIGAEDDEEIQLDEDEDEDDDVIDLKACADAQPLWVLPLYSLLQSDKQARVFEPPPEGHRLCVVSTNVAETSLTIPNIKYVVDCGRCKTRMYDKVTGVSTYRICYTSKASANQRAGRAGRTGPGHCYRLYSSAVFNDQFEQFSQSEIQRKPVDDLLLQMKVMNIDKVVNFPFPTPPDTVQLQIAEKRLMILGALQQQTSGKEGSYSAKVTPLGRSIAAFPVAPRYGKMLSLSHQYDLLQYTVCMVAALSVQEVLMEAFNMDNDSRNKWLQMRRFWAGTGNSLLLGDPMVLIRAVGSAEYAGTKGRLLPFCDEHGLRHKAIVEIRKLRQQLTNEINLNIEDLNLTINPQMKPPADIEAKLLRQIVLAGMADQVARKVMPDEVNEDQDKAKWKYAYKTTDMEDPVFIHSSCVLRKICPEWVVYQEIYETNKMYMRGVTSIEPEWLPKFAPSLCQLGEPLTDPPPRYDPETGKVMCSMAGTFGRAGWKLPVMDVEYPLSVDGVKWFACFLLEGKVCPKLKQFVPSLLSTPQSINKTWAKLIPRTQEMTQLLLSRGIMSRGQLLEAWKVDKNFLLSAYQKWLPESAHGHVMLIWPPV, encoded by the exons ATGGGAAGGAAAAAGCATAATTGGAAGGCGAGAAATATCGCAGAAGTTGAAATTGACAATTCTGCGACTAAAAAG ATTCCTatagatataaaatatcgtgAAGATAATTACGATAACTGTAACGCGCTAGTGCTcccaaatgaaaaaagaagaacaaagaGCAAAGTTAAAAAAGTCACTACTACACGGTTATTATCCAAGAAACGTAGAAAACAATTAGAGAAAGTtgtagaaaagaagaagaaaaagttaCGT AGGACTGAACTTTTAGAGGAATTGGGGAAAGTTCAAGCACCGCAGGAAGAACTGAAGCAAtatgtatctttgaccagtgtaCAAACTAAAGGACTGAAACGTCACTTTAGAGAAATGGAATTACCTGTTAAGGAACATATGATCAAATCAAATAATGAAAATGAGGACAACATGTCAGAAGTACCTGTAAATGCTATTAAAGGTAGCAAGAAGAGAAGGATGGCAATTTTGAAAGAACAAAAAGTACAGGATGCTGTTTCAGATCCAAACGTCATTGGATTTGAT GAACCTAGCAATAGTGAATCTGAATCTAATTCTGAGGATAATGAAGACAGAGAGGAGAAGGATGCAGCAGAAACTTCAGAAGATAATGAAAATATTCCAAGCAAAGAAGATAATATTCTAGAGAATAATATAACAAAAAGTACTGTGGGAGAACAGGAAAAGTCAATTGAAAACCAAACCACTATAAGTAAAGAATTGTTAAAACCACAGCAGCCAATAGAAAGAACACCTGCCACGTTTGTAGTACTGGAAAGGAAACCGGAAATCCAAGCAGCTAGATTAAAGTTGCCAGTGGTAGCAGAAGAACAAGCTATAATAGAAGCAATTAATGAAAATCCTGTCGTAATAATCACTGGCGAAACGGGAAGTGGTAAAACAACTCAGGTACCCCAATTTCTCTATGAAGCTGGCTATGCTCAAGAAAAGGTAATTGGAATAACAGAACCTAGAAGAGTAGCAGCTATATCTATGAGCAAACGTGTTGCCGAAGAGATGAATCTCACTGAAGAAGAAGTTTCTTATTTGATTCGTTTTGAGGGGAATGTTACATCAGAGACAAAAGTCAAATTTATGACCGATGGcgtattattaaaagaaatacagAGT gaTTTTTTACTGACGAAATATTCGATAATCATCCTCGATGAAGCGCACGAACGTAGTGTGTATACTGATATTCTGATAGGCTTGCTATCACGAATTGTACCACTTCGAAATAAAAGGAAGAATCCTCTAAAGCTCGTAATTATGTCAGCCACTTTACGCGTAGAGGAATTTGTAGAAAATAGTAAATTGTTCAAAACGAAACCGCCTGTATTAACAGTGGAATCGAGACAGTTTCCTGTTACGATACATTTTAATAAAAGGACAAGCATCAATTACGTTTCTGATGCTCTAAAGAAAGCCATAAAAATACATACTCGCCTTCCCGATGGTggaatcttaatatttttaacag GGCAACGGGAAGTAAATTATGTAGTATGTAAATTACGCAGAGCTTTTTCCATGAAGAATAAAAAGGAAATTGCAAACAAGATGAAAGAACCACAGAAGACTAATGATTCTTCAAAGAAAGAGGATGATATAAAAAACAACAGTGATAATGAGGACAAGAGTGACAATAGTGATCACGATACTGATGATGATTTTCGTTGCAAGGAAGCTATTCGTTACAACAAATTacgacaaaagaagaaagttCAATTACCAAATATTAATCTGGATGA TTACTCTGTGATTCCTACCGATGACACTCACGAAGATTTAATTGGCGCGGAAGATGACGAAGAAATACAATTAGACGAGGATGAAGATGAAGATGACGACGTAATTGACTTAAAAGCTTGTGCAGATGCACAACCATTGTGGGTTTTACCATTATATTCTCTGCTTCAGAGTGACAAACAAGCAAGG GTATTCGAGCCACCCCCAGAAGGACACCGTTTATGTGTAGTATCAACAAACGTAGCAGAAACTTCTTTAACTATACCTAACATAAAGTATGTAGTAGACTGTGGACGTTGTAAAACGAGAATGTACGATAAAGTAACTGGAGTAAGCACATACAGAATCTGCTATACTAGCAAGGCATCCGCTAATCAACGAGCAGGGAGAGCTGGTAGAACTGGTCCTGGACATTGTTACAG GTTGTACTCTTCAGCAGTGTTCAATGATCAGTTTGAACAGTTTAGTCAATCAGAGATTCAAAGGAAACCTGTGGATGATTTACTGTTACAGATGAAAGTCATGAATATTGATAAGGTTGTTAATTTTCCATTCCCAACTCCACCGGATACTGTACAATTACAAATTGCTGAAAAAAGATTGATGATACTTGGAGCTTTACAACAACAAACTTCCGGCAAAGAAG gtTCCTATAGTGCCAAAGTCACGCCACTCGGTCGCAGTATCGCTGCATTTCCAGTTGCTCCCCGTTATGGAAAGATGTTGTCTCTCTCTCATCAATATGACCTTCTGCAGTATACAGTGTGTATGGTGGCTGCACTTTCTGTTCAAGAAGTATTGATGGAAGCATTCAATATGGACAACGATTCTCGAAATAAATGGTTGCAAATGAGGCGCTTCTGGGCTGGCACCGGAAATAGCTTACTTCTTG GCGATCCGATGGTCTTAATTAGGGCTGTGGGAAGTGCAGAATATGCTGGAACTAAAGGAAGATTACTTCCCTTTTGCGATGAGCATGGTTTGCGACACAAAGCAATTGTAGAAATTCGGAAGCTCCGACAGCAGCTAACGAATGAAATCAATTTGAATATTGAGGATTTGAATCTCACTATTAACCCACA GATGAAACCTCCAGCCGATATAGAAGCCAAATTACTCAGGCAAATAGTCCTTGCAGGAATGGCTGATCAAGTTGCAAGGAAAGTGATGCCAGATGAAGTTAATGAAGATCAAGACAAGGCTAAATGGAAATATGCTTACAA AACCACAGATATGGAGGATCCAGTATTTATACATTCCTCATGTGTTCTTCGAAAAATCTGCCCTGAATGGGTAGTTTATCAAGAAATATACGAGACGAATAAAATGTACATGCGCGGTGTTACAAGTATAGAACCCGAATGGCTACCTAAATTTGCTCCATCTCTATGTCAGCTTGGAGAACCTTTAACTGATCCACCACCAAG GTATGATCCAGAAACTGGGAAGGTAATGTGCAGTATGGCAGGAACATTTGGAAGAGCAGGTTGGAAGTTACCAGTAATGGATGTGGAGTACCCACTATCTGTAGATGGAGTTAAATGGTTTGCATGTTTCCTTTTAGAAGGAAAAGTGTGTCCAAAATTGAAACAATTCGTTCCTTCATTGTTATCGACTCCCCAGAGTATTAACAAGACATGGGCTAA atTAATACCACGAACACAGGAAATGACGCAGTTATTACTGTCCCGCGGAATTATGTCAAGAGGACAATTACTAGAAGCTTGGAAAGTAGATAAAAATT tCCTTCTGTCTGCTTATCAGAAATGGTTACCAGAATCAGCTCATGGACACGTTATGCTCATTTGGCCACCTGTATGA